Proteins encoded within one genomic window of Oryza brachyantha chromosome 7, ObraRS2, whole genome shotgun sequence:
- the LOC102721135 gene encoding programmed cell death 6-interacting protein-like — protein MADDDDATAAQAAKDKEAADRLAAEAAARADAARRAEEDRLRAAALDEYEKTHEALWAQATAVVNVKALIPIVLDKATDTYTKWRGIFLTVLGKYALTRHALEDEAFPARPAWIQADCCVLTWIYGTVSSDLQQSLMMRQGSARNAWCYLEDEFLGQKESRALLLETQFRTFRQEALSITNYCRRLESMAASLADFGDPIGDTQMVLTLLRGLSGKFRHMVSILKMQKPFPTFSEARTHLLLEEMEIDARPPSPPAALVVAPSRPAAPGAAAAPRPGAPPPPRPAAPTGGQRNGRRRGRGGRGAPAAPNAGAQPGGQGSAYNGAGVHPSFMHPWAGSVRMWPYDPSGRPPPPQPAFHTAPHYGGYSAPPGAYGGTYAGPPPSYSMYHGGAAPPLFQAPSPSPAYQAAPWNPTHGGSWHQDSLAHSFNTMTLNPPTSEWYADSGAGSHMTSDAGFANQERDRQVQ, from the exons AtggcggacgacgacgacgccacaGCTGCCCAGGCCGCCAAGGACAAGGAGGCCGCCGATCGCCTCGCGGCCGAGGCCGCTGCCCGTGCTGATGCAGCACGCCGGGCTGAAGAAGACCGTCTTCGTGCTGCTGCTCTAGACGAGTATGAGAAAACGCATGAGGCTCTCTGGGCGCAGGCCACTGCCGTCGTCAACGTCAAGGCCCTCATCCCCATCGTCCTCGACAAGGCCACGGACACCTACACCAAGTGGCGCGGCATATTCCTCACCGTCCTCGGCAAGTATGCCCTCACCCGCCACGCCCTTGAGGATGAGGCGTTCCCCGCCCGCCCGGCATGGATCCAGGCGGACTGCTGTGTCCTCACGTGGATCTATGGCACCGTCTCCAGCGACTTGCAGCAGTCGTTGATGATGCGGCAAGGTTCTGCCCGCAATGCGTGGTGCTACCTCGAGGATGAATTTCTCGGGCAGAAGGAGTCCCGTGCCCTTCTCCTTGAGACACAGTTCCGTACCTTTCGTCAGGAGGCCCTGAGCATCACCAACTACTGCCGCCGCCTTGAGTCCATGGCTGCCTCCCTCGCCGACTTCGGCGACCCCATCGGTGATACACAAATGGTCCTCACGCTCCTCCGCGGCCTCAGTGGCAAGTTTCGCCACATGGTGTCCATCCTCAAGATGCAGAAGCCGTTCCCGACGTTCAGTGAAGCCCGTACACACCTCCTGTTGGAGGAGATGGAGATCGACGCTCGTCCTCCGTCCCCGCCagccgccctcgtcgtcgcacCGTCGCGTCCAGCGGCACCaggtgcagctgctgctccacGTCCGGGCGCACCCCCTCCTCCACGCCCCGCTGCACCGACTGGGGGCCAACGCAACGGACGCCGTCGTGGCCGCGGTGGACGTGGTGCTCCTGCTGCACCCAACGCTGGTGCACAACCTGGTGGACAGGGCAGCGCTTACAACGGTGCTGGTGTGCACCCATCGTTCATGCACCCTTGGGCTGGCAGCGTGCGCATGTGGCCGTACGATCCGTCaggacgtcctccgccgccgcaacctGCATTCCACACAGCCCCGCACTATGGTGGGTACAGTGCTCCTCCCGGTGCCTATGGTGGCACATACGCTGGCCCGCCACCCTCGTACAGCATGTACCACGGGGGAGCTGCACCGCCGCTCTTCCAGGCGCCCTCGCCCTCACCAGCTTACCAGGCAGCGCCCTGGAACCCCACTCACGGCGGCTCTTGGCACCAGGACTCCCTGGCGCACTCCTTCAACACCATGACGCTGAACCCGCCAACCTCTGAGTGGTACGCTGATTCAGGTGCTGGTTCGCATATGACCTCGGACGCTG GATTTGCAAACCAGGAACGTGATCGCCAGGTGCAATAG